The Opisthocomus hoazin isolate bOpiHoa1 chromosome 9, bOpiHoa1.hap1, whole genome shotgun sequence genomic sequence TCATGGACAAAGTAAGCAGCACAAACAGCACATTTCAAATTAGAACAAATTCTCTTTCACCTTGGGGGTCTTCACTTCCCTTGAAATTTAACAGCAGAGtttggaattttaaaaatgctgatttGCTGCATATTTGACAAATGCTTATGCTATGCTCATTCTCTTCTCCCCCCCAGAAACTCCATTCACGCATCTTAGACCTCTCATCTGGGGATTTGCTTTCAGAAGTAGAACGAAACAGAAGCCTGATGCAATCTCGAAATGCTGATGCTCAGATTCATGTGAGTTTTTGTGCTATCCTTGTACCCCTCGTTTGGCATCCTACTTTTCGCCTCTGAAGTCTGATGTCAGGGATGAGCCATAAAGCTGATCTCTGAATTGAAACACTGTTGAGGCAGGTAACAATACTTCTTTCCTTCTGTTCTCTGAAATTCAATATTGTGTCCTCAGTTGATATAGTAAGCAGATAGTGTCACTTTGCGCAAAAAAGTGTAAATCTTAGCAGTGTCCCTAAGATGCCTTTTTGGGTATTGATTACATCTCAGAATCTCTGAGAAATGGTCAAGGAGCTTTTTATTAAAGCCCGTACACCGTATTATTCATCCTACTTTTATGATATATTATGTatgaacttttaaaaattcatgtgctctgcagtttttttttcagaaggggTTAGCCAGTGTGCTTATTTGGCAAAACATTAGCCAGCATGGCTTTCATGTTTCATTGTCAAAGAGAAAAgtagcttaaaaaacaaaactcacaGAAAGATAGAGGGAAGCAAAGAGGACAAGAACAGGACATTGAACCTGTGGGTGCCTTTGATCATGAAGCATAGTAGTGTCAACAAAAATGTAATCTCCTTTGTAATATATACTTTAATGAAAAAGCATTGTTTCAAAGGTTCACAAAAATGCTAACGACCCTTTCCGTTATATGTAATTAAGCCTTCCGGTTAGgtttttcaaatacagttttgtGTCTTAGTAGTCTGattctttcaattttctgtgGTTTCTAGCAAAAATTATGTGTTTGAATTGTAATACTACATTCAGGCCTTTTTACTCTAATTTTGTTAAAGGTGATAAATTAAGAGTCATGATTACGGAAAAGTAAAATTTCACCATGTCAGTTAATAAAGCCGTATGCaagttaaatatatttaattaatgCATCATAAACATATTATTCAAAGTACTTTCTCAGACAATTTAGAGAATAAAGGTAAATTGCAGGAGAAAATTCCACTCTCTCTTTAGTGATTTGAATTCAGTCAAGAAATTGGGTAGATATCCTGCTTCAGAATCTGTAATGGCATGATATTTTTTGCACATTTTCTCATCTCTTAAACAATAAAGATGATTACAGTAATATActgttcttttgctttgcttagaTATCTCCCTTCTTCCACTTGCTAAAACCGTAGGGCCAAATGCCTTCCTCCTCTCTTTGGGTGCAAAGGAAACCAAGTGAGGGGATGGGAAGGCTCTCAGGCTAGCTGAAGACGGCAGGAAGGGACGGCAGTGCTTGTCAGTATGCTGTGATCTCCTCTTTCCTCCTACAGTAGATTCTTACAGGAAAGGATTTTACAGGCATCCTTCCCTTAAATACTGTTGACTGGGACAGGGCCCAGTATAAAGGGCAGAAATTTGACATGACATGTTTTCCCAATGCCACAGCTGAAAGGCAACGAAATAGCCAGAACAAACAGATGCTGCCATTGGCCTCTATACAGCCAACCTTACAGGGAGTGACGCCGTCAAAGCTGAGGAAGCTGATGAGAGAAGGTCTCCCATGGGAACCATGATGTCAGGAATAAAGAGTAATTTGTCTCAACAAAGCAAGAAAGTCTGTTTCAGAGCCAAAAACACAGGCATTGGCCTGCCTCTGATGCGTCCCAGAGCCAGTGGATTTAAAAGCTACTCCTGCATCCATTTGACTTCCTGGGAAAACATGTACCAAGAACTCCCAGAGGTGAAATGTGCTCTTGCTACCTCTAAATGATTTTCCCATTCATAGgttttgcctgtgacagagaATAATGATTTGCCCTGTACTTACGTTTGTCAAAAACAAAACTTATTATATCAGTTGAGCAGGGAACAGCTGTACTGATGAACTGCTCAGCAGCAGAAATTCTGCTCTCTCCCATTTAACTGAAAAAAGGTTCAACCCTCATAGTAATAAATGGGAGGACATGGGGGAATGAgtggaagaaaggagcagaagtcCAACAAACATGTTAGTGTATGAGAAGAGCCTACAAACTGAGCATTTTTCCAGAAAATTGCATGAAGAAGCTCTGTCTACTGCATATACAATTTTGAGGATTGTTTTGTTGATCCCATAACTTCAGATTTCTTGTGTCTTCCTGAATATAAAGGTAAAATTTTCATCTAAGCAAAATTAATTTGGGCTGTATCTACAGacaaaaatcaataaatattGTTTGAGCTTGCACAATTATATTCCGCCATAATGAAATCCAAAGCAAAGTTTTATGAAACAGAGTCATGTCACTCTGTCTGGTGTTCCTGGTAATTAAAAAGGTGTCTGATTCTGTAGTGAAACGGGAGAATAGCAGAACAGAATGGTGCAGGCACTTAACATTAAAGAAGCTCTAACACTGTTAGGCACAAGAGTATTagtttgaaaacaaattaaaggCATCCTAGAAACTCCTACGGAGGTTTAATATTTTACCTAAAGTGCTATCTGCTCTTCATTACTCTGTTCCTCAAAGCTGGCACTTAGTCACAGTCAGCTGAAATTGCATTTGGAGAGGGGTGATAACTACACAAGTACTAAAGGCAGCCATAAAGTGTCAATAAATTGCATAAGCAAGAGGCTTCAGCTGTCTGCGAGCGACACAAAGATGGATTGCCCTACGTCAGAGAGTTTCTTAGACAAAGCTTTGAACTAGATAGGAAACCAAAATTAGACTGTAATGGAGAGATTCCATTCTCAGTGGACATTCTGGTTGGGATACTAAATTAATTTACCTTGTCCAGGGtgcacagcctcatctgttaCATTGTAGGGCTATAATGCAGTTGTCAAGATGTGCTTGTATTCTTACAACTTTGTTTTCCGTATCTTACTGAAGCAACCTGCTTATGTACGAAGCATAATTCAAATAGACTAAGAATAATCTTTAGCAAAAGAAGAGCAGAATAGTGGTTcgagaataaagaagaaaacatggaGGACTGTGGATTTTTCCCCCAACAAATGAAAATGTTAGCGATTTTTAATTTAGTTCTCTGTATTAAATTCACTAGATGCTAATGGCATAACAGGGAGATGTAAGTAGCTTATGTGCTTTTTCTTTGTCCTTGTTAATCACAGGGAACTTAAATGATCTTTTTCCAGCCATAATATGTATCTTTTCTTCTCGTATTTTAGGAATGCCAGCAGAATGTGAAATCCAGTATACCTGTCTTGAAATGCCAGAGTCAATCAAATATGACAGGTCCTAGCCGCCTATATCCTCGGAGCAGCTGCAGTAGCAGTGAACTCTCCCTCTCAAGCGCTTGCAGCGAATATTCCAGTGGTTCCTCCTACACTTGGAATGATGGGAAGACTTGCAGCAAAAGGGTAAATCAAGTTAATTCTCTAAATTTATTAGCTTAAGTTCACCTGAAACAAGACTAATTGAAAAGCTGCCTATGTcagattttttctctttcttctctcttttataTTTAAAACAGTTGTCACTAAACTCACTAAGTTTTCCTCAATGTCTCCCTCCGTCTCActcccttttaatttttttaacaattcCTTTATCATTCCAATTTGCTTATAGTTTCCTCATTTATTCTGTCTTTCACAATCCAGATTGTTCTTCTTTATCTTAATCCTTCTATGTGTATTGTTCTTCCTACAGGTTTTAAATGCACTGCAGCCTTCACACCATTTTGAAATCCTTTATTAAAAAGAACATTGCTATTAATAGCAATGGATGAAATGTAATGCCCTGTGCAACTCCTAAATCTCTTTACTTAAATGGTAACACTTTTTATTAACAGCACTTGTGAGTAATATgcgagttttattttgttttaccagTCGTCCGTGAGCTGGGATAAAAGAATGAGCATTGGTTCTTCGCTCCCAAGCAACCTCTCAAGTCCTGCAGATGATCTACCTCCAACTCGTATCAAGGAAAACCATATCTTAGAAGGGCTGAAGAAATTACAGAAGCAAAAAATATTACTTGAAACACCTGCAGTAATATCAAAATGGGGTTACAAAGATTGCATGAACTCTAATGAAGGAATATATTCCCCTGGAGTTAAATGTGGCAGCCATAACGAACAGACACATTGTAAGCCAATGGAAATAGGAGGTCTTTGCGTTGAACATAGCAAAACCTTCTCTTACGATTCAGATTCGCATGATGATGCAGATGACGACTCTTCCTCCTTACTGTTGCTGCAGGAGGTACCAAGCAAAGACTGCAGGACCTATTGCAACAAATTAACTCACAGCGTTTCTGATAGTCTCTTTGACTGGGATCCTAATAGGAAACATTTGCCAGAAAGTTCATATTTTAATTCAAAGGAAAGACCTGAAAAATTGACTAGTTTTGTCAGTGGATTTCAGGCAGAAGTAAAATTGTGTACCAGAGCAAAGCTGCCCAAGTTACAGTTAAATCAAAGCCACGCTAATATAGGCTGGAAGGACCTTAATTTTCAGCTTTCAGATACTGACGACAACGAAGTGTTGGATGAATTGCATATAGAAAGCAGTGATGAGAAAAGTCCGTCAGATTTAGTAGCAACTCCTTTTACTGAGAAGTACACAAAGACCTCTGACATACTCAAAGGCAGGGAGAATTCTCAGTTTTTATCTACTgacaaagaggaaaagcagaTATCTGCTCACTCAGACATTAGGCCAAAGACATGTAATTTCATTAAACAACAAAAGGTTATAAAAAAGACCTCTTCTGAAGAGTGCATTAGCATAATATTTGATGCTGAGGATGGTGAGCCTATTGAATTCAGCTCACATCAAACTGGAGTTGTCACTGTAACAAGAAATGAGATTTCAATCAGCCAGCCTCAAACTAGGTCCAGTGCAGAATACACTGAACTTATACCTCAGGGAATAACTGATTTGCAGACAGGAACCAATGCTAGAAACTATACTGCTTTGGAAAGACCTGAAGATGAAACCGAGAGAAAGACTCTTGATCAtaatacaggaaataaaaatacagttgtcCCCATGACCTGCAGTGAATCTTCACACTGTGGAAGAGTGACACTGCAAAATACTCCACAACAAAAACTACTGAAGTCCATGTATGATGTATCATACAACGCCAATTCAAGCTCCACTGTGCAGGCAGGAATCAATCAAAAGCCAAACTTGACTAAAATACCCAGCAGAGGTAAATTTTCTCCACAGAAGACTGCAGTGAAGGAGAGTGAGGAGACACCTGTAGCTCAGTCAGTGGACCCTGCAACCCTTGAAAACTCACCTGCTCTGCCACCTGTAAAGCTTTCAAGATTCAAAAAGGCACAAAGTCCACCTCGTAATTTTGACTCAAAAGTCGACTTCCAGGTTCCaaagccccctgcccaccccctgcccagctTGAAACGTCCAGGCAGAGGCGACGGGTCAAAGTATCCAAAGAGTCAGAGTCCAGCATCACCACTGTTGCCTCAGCACCACATAGAGCCCAGTGACTATGGAGAACCTCCAACCAGAGACTTTCATTGTGATTTAGCAGCCGTAGAAGCCCGATCACcgtccccacccctccctccagGCAGGTCAACATCCCTGTTGATTCGGCCTAATTATGCTCATTCACCACCTCTAGCAGTAAAGTTAGGAGGAGCTGGTCCTagtgaaacagcagaaaatataCTGAGATCATCACCGTTAAAAGGAACTGTGAACTCTGGCTTTCATAATCAATCTAGTCATTCTGGGGCCACAACTGAATTATCTTGCCTTCAAGAAAATGGAGAAGCAATTACGAAAAATAAATGCATATCCCAGCAACCCCATAGTGCATGCCAAGGGCTTTCCAAAGCTTCCACAAAGCAAGTCTGCCCAAAAAAGCCTAATGAGCTGAGTCTCCACAGGAATTGTGATTTTTCCAACACAGATTTTCAGACAGCCAGATCCTTTTCTCTAGGTTGTCCATCATTGGAAACAACTTCTTCACAACATGCATGTTCCAGTAAAAAAGATACTTCCAGTGACAGTGGGGTGGATCAACCACAGAAGATGCCAAACGGTCTCCATGCAACTCCTCCATGTCATACAACAAGCACAAGTGAGCCTTTACTATCTCAGGTAAACAATTCCCCGTTGTCAACACTGTTTCATGGTAGTGACACTGCACATGCTGCCCAAAACTCTAATGAGAAAGGAATGAAAACCCGTCTCCCTGTAGGACTGAAATTATTTGTCAAATCTCCCCAGCTTCTCCGAAAGAGCTCCACTGTAccagggaagcaggaaaaagACAGTATAAATGCAGCTTCCAAAAGTAGCGTGAGTTCAAGTAAGTACAAGCATAATGAATCCATAAGTGTAACCACTAGAGGTGCAATGGATGCTGAGTTAAAAGACTTTACATCTGATAccaaagtaaaaaataattttactgtgGGACTTAGTATGGATACAGCATCACCTCATTCACATGAAAACTGCAACTCTGTGGTAGACAGAGTAGATGGATTAGAAAACAAATTAGTTAAGAGGTCTGTTTCTTCTAGCAACAAGTCACACTTGAAGCCAGCTCTGGGCATGAATGGAGCGAAAGCTCGGAGTCAGAGTTTTAGCATTCATACAGGGGACAAGCCATCTGCCCCTATGACAGAAGGTCTCGGAAAAGTACGGACTCAGATTATTACAAACACTTCTGATAGAGGAAATTCTCTAACAAGGCAGAACTCAGCCACGGAAGGACTTCAAATCAAGGCTATTCCTGGGTCAGCAGTGACACCAGAGACTCTTTCGTATACtcctaaaaccacagaaaattctTATTCTAGACAAGGTTCTCTTGGAAATATGAGTAGTTGCAATAGCCAGCATGGAAGCCCAAGCAAACTGCCCTTCAGATCATCTGCAAAGGTAGATATGTTTCATAATACTTCAAAATGTGATGGAAACAAACCATTTTCTCAGAAAGATGGACGCAGTCTATCTGTCCACAGTGAGAAAAGCACTGAAAGTTTTAAACACGAAGCTCTAAGTAAAAAAAGTGGTCTGCCAGCAGAATTGGGGATGGAAGCACCAGCTACTGGAGCTTCCAAACAAATTTCATCATTTCGAAGCTCAGATGGAATAAAGTGTCCTCATAAACTGGAAGCAACAAAGTCGCGAAGACAGCAAATGTCTTTAAAGTTAGCAGAAGCCTCTGAGAAGGTTACTGGTGTTTTGAGTTCACCGGCTCTACAACCTACAATAGAGGAGAAAGTCATGTTATGCATCCAAGAAAATGTGCAAAAGACCAAATCCCCCACTGCGGAGACTAAACAAAGGACTGGGCCTTCTATAGCTAGTTGGTTTGGCTTTCGAAAGAGTAAGCTTCCAGCACTGAGTAGCAGGAAGACTGACGTTCCTAAAACAAAGGTagaaagaaaagatgcaaaagTTTCAGGATTTGGAATTAAGCAGGCAAAGttagagagaagaagagaaaaaaagaaaactgaacagcactgtgaaacagaaaatgaaattaacagGAAAACAGACAACGGTGACCTTTTAGCGGATGTCATGGAGAGCAAAATTATGGAACCTTCACAAGGCACGCCTGGTGAGATTGAGTGTGAACAAGTCAAAGGTTCCACCGCAGCTACATACTCACCAAAAGACAGTTTTATGAAAGAGCTTTTAAGCAGGTAAAATGCTGGAACGCAGCTCGGGATGTGGTGTTGTGCACTGTAGCTTTACAGATGCTCAGACGCTAATTTCAATGTATGTTAGACTGAGAATATGTCACAGTGATCAGTCAGTACACTATCAGGACTTTAATCTCTATaggaaaaaacattaataatGAGATGATAATTTTGTTCATGTTACTTTGTTAACCAAACCAATGGCCTTTGAAATTAAAGAATGGCAAGTCACATCCAAGTTGACAGAAACGCAAATGCTTCCAGAAATCAAGAATCTAGGCAGATTGTGTGTGAAGACAGGATAATTAGGTACATGTTTTAATATATTCCATCTTCATGTGTTGCAACcagcaaacatatatttggtagcTAGTCAGAATTAATTATGTTTCTAGCTACTGCAACCTACGGTCACAGAAGAACTTAGCAATTGCTATACTGTATGTTCATGTTTGCCCCACAGCAGTCCCAAATATGATGTAAATCATTATACATGAAAGACTAAATTGATATACTACCTGAAATTGCAAGTGACAGATTTGATCAAGGCTAGTTAGAAACATTTATCACTCAAAGGTCTAGAGACAGAAAGATACAGAGAGGTTACTTTAAACATTAAAGGAACGGAAAAGTAGAGTGATTGAAGAAGGGCAATGTAATTTATCAGAGGAATCGTCTCTACCTGCAGAGTTGATaagaaagcagctcagcagacaGAAAGTGGATCAAATAATGTTTCCTACAGGAGTGTGTCGAAGGGCAGCTCCCAGGGCTCCTCTCTTCATGGCAACTCTATCAGCTCTCAAGGAAACCACAAGAAAAACAGCAACACAAAAGCTGATACGGAAATGCAGAATCAGACCCTGGTAAGTGCTTTAGCACATGAAACATTATTACCTTCTTTTTAACTTCAGGATGTGTTCTTTATTACCAGTACAGGCAAACAGGATAATAACTGTTTATATATGATAGAAAGATTTTGTGTAGCTAGAGAATTGTGGA encodes the following:
- the NCKAP5 gene encoding nck-associated protein 5 isoform X3; the encoded protein is MERKRQLQKREFGKRLSLDSSLVEYMDSNKYIEHLVTQLEEQRWNLWRQKLSVARLQREVAQSKSEGAMRDKLIHELEEERHLRLESEKRLREVTLESERSRAQMRGLQEQFSRMEETVRNLLQSQGSPGQNGEGTVNIMKVYQEKLSEDGRKCKEGMEKIHKPADEDSRSESSSTEEEKEKTKLLLERLKALEAENSALALENESQREQYERCLDEVANQVVQALLTQKDLREECIKLKTRVFDLEQQNRTLSVLFQQRVKPASDLLLQKLHSRILDLSSGDLLSEVERNRSLMQSRNADAQIHECQQNVKSSIPVLKCQSQSNMTGPSRLYPRSSCSSSELSLSSACSEYSSGSSYTWNDGKTCSKRSSVSWDKRMSIGSSLPSNLSSPADDLPPTRIKENHILEGLKKLQKQKILLETPAVISKWGYKDCMNSNEGIYSPGVKCGSHNEQTHCKPMEIGGLCVEHSKTFSYDSDSHDDADDDSSSLLLLQEVPSKDCRTYCNKLTHSVSDSLFDWDPNRKHLPESSYFNSKERPEKLTSFVSGFQAEVKLCTRAKLPKLQLNQSHANIGWKDLNFQLSDTDDNEVLDELHIESSDEKSPSDLVATPFTEKYTKTSDILKGRENSQFLSTDKEEKQISAHSDIRPKTCNFIKQQKVIKKTSSEECISIIFDAEDGEPIEFSSHQTGVVTVTRNEISISQPQTRSSAEYTELIPQGITDLQTGTNARNYTALERPEDETERKTLDHNTGNKNTVVPMTCSESSHCGRVTLQNTPQQKLLKSMYDVSYNANSSSTVQAGINQKPNLTKIPSRGKFSPQKTAVKESEETPVAQSVDPATLENSPALPPVKLSRFKKAQSPPRNFDSKVDFQVPKPPAHPLPSLKRPGRGDGSKYPKSQSPASPLLPQHHIEPSDYGEPPTRDFHCDLAAVEARSPSPPLPPGRSTSLLIRPNYAHSPPLAVKLGGAGPSETAENILRSSPLKGTVNSGFHNQSSHSGATTELSCLQENGEAITKNKCISQQPHSACQGLSKASTKQVCPKKPNELSLHRNCDFSNTDFQTARSFSLGCPSLETTSSQHACSSKKDTSSDSGVDQPQKMPNGLHATPPCHTTSTSEPLLSQVNNSPLSTLFHGSDTAHAAQNSNEKGMKTRLPVGLKLFVKSPQLLRKSSTVPGKQEKDSINAASKSSVSSSKYKHNESISVTTRGAMDAELKDFTSDTKVKNNFTVGLSMDTASPHSHENCNSVVDRVDGLENKLVKRSVSSSNKSHLKPALGMNGAKARSQSFSIHTGDKPSAPMTEGLGKVRTQIITNTSDRGNSLTRQNSATEGLQIKAIPGSAVTPETLSYTPKTTENSYSRQGSLGNMSSCNSQHGSPSKLPFRSSAKVDMFHNTSKCDGNKPFSQKDGRSLSVHSEKSTESFKHEALSKKSGLPAELGMEAPATGASKQISSFRSSDGIKCPHKLEATKSRRQQMSLKLAEASEKVTGVLSSPALQPTIEEKVMLCIQENVQKTKSPTAETKQRTGPSIASWFGFRKSKLPALSSRKTDVPKTKVERKDAKVSGFGIKQAKLERRREKKKTEQHCETENEINRKTDNGDLLADVMESKIMEPSQGTPGEIECEQVKGSTAATYSPKDSFMKELLSRVDKKAAQQTESGSNNVSYRSVSKGSSQGSSLHGNSISSQGNHKKNSNTKADTEMQNQTLAKVVTENLQEEEEDTMTRTTCQSHVIESCCQMRTLDSGIGTFPLPDSGSRSTGRHVSKQESTLETEVLAPSEQVLLSAPSVKAKTLEREVPSTAKSQESVESIISHSTSDPAMTAKGIRPFQSRLPKPASSGIINLAKQSDKEPSSVTSASLEHTEETVENRKVLPEWTTKKTTKTKDRALRVCTYSASSSDTEPEPEYKTNYFRTAEETFVELTKNNKQAEQEKQNKRKSFLGNPMSILDLYQHSFYGHFGEDGPEQLTHYSLIEELSGASSKDSKESPSKWKQTEETKEDSQNRLSKISLESLNKFNSNNVLLLEKEKNCLNKVEGQKEGNGRREAASLNSSGGHDVDNLESLSDSLYDSFSSCASQGSNDV
- the NCKAP5 gene encoding nck-associated protein 5 isoform X1; this translates as MRDKLIHELEEERHLRLESEKRLREVTLESERSRAQMRGLQEQFSRMEETVRNLLQSQGSPGQNGEGTVNIMKVYQEKLSEDGRKCKEGMEKIHKPADEDSRSESSSTEEEKEKTKLLLERLKALEAENSALALENESQREQYERCLDEVANQVVQALLTQKDLREECIKLKTRVFDLEQQNRTLSVLFQQRVKPASDLLLQKLHSRILDLSSGDLLSEVERNRSLMQSRNADAQIHECQQNVKSSIPVLKCQSQSNMTGPSRLYPRSSCSSSELSLSSACSEYSSGSSYTWNDGKTCSKRSSVSWDKRMSIGSSLPSNLSSPADDLPPTRIKENHILEGLKKLQKQKILLETPAVISKWGYKDCMNSNEGIYSPGVKCGSHNEQTHCKPMEIGGLCVEHSKTFSYDSDSHDDADDDSSSLLLLQEVPSKDCRTYCNKLTHSVSDSLFDWDPNRKHLPESSYFNSKERPEKLTSFVSGFQAEVKLCTRAKLPKLQLNQSHANIGWKDLNFQLSDTDDNEVLDELHIESSDEKSPSDLVATPFTEKYTKTSDILKGRENSQFLSTDKEEKQISAHSDIRPKTCNFIKQQKVIKKTSSEECISIIFDAEDGEPIEFSSHQTGVVTVTRNEISISQPQTRSSAEYTELIPQGITDLQTGTNARNYTALERPEDETERKTLDHNTGNKNTVVPMTCSESSHCGRVTLQNTPQQKLLKSMYDVSYNANSSSTVQAGINQKPNLTKIPSRGKFSPQKTAVKESEETPVAQSVDPATLENSPALPPVKLSRFKKAQSPPRNFDSKVDFQVPKPPAHPLPSLKRPGRGDGSKYPKSQSPASPLLPQHHIEPSDYGEPPTRDFHCDLAAVEARSPSPPLPPGRSTSLLIRPNYAHSPPLAVKLGGAGPSETAENILRSSPLKGTVNSGFHNQSSHSGATTELSCLQENGEAITKNKCISQQPHSACQGLSKASTKQVCPKKPNELSLHRNCDFSNTDFQTARSFSLGCPSLETTSSQHACSSKKDTSSDSGVDQPQKMPNGLHATPPCHTTSTSEPLLSQVNNSPLSTLFHGSDTAHAAQNSNEKGMKTRLPVGLKLFVKSPQLLRKSSTVPGKQEKDSINAASKSSVSSSKYKHNESISVTTRGAMDAELKDFTSDTKVKNNFTVGLSMDTASPHSHENCNSVVDRVDGLENKLVKRSVSSSNKSHLKPALGMNGAKARSQSFSIHTGDKPSAPMTEGLGKVRTQIITNTSDRGNSLTRQNSATEGLQIKAIPGSAVTPETLSYTPKTTENSYSRQGSLGNMSSCNSQHGSPSKLPFRSSAKVDMFHNTSKCDGNKPFSQKDGRSLSVHSEKSTESFKHEALSKKSGLPAELGMEAPATGASKQISSFRSSDGIKCPHKLEATKSRRQQMSLKLAEASEKVTGVLSSPALQPTIEEKVMLCIQENVQKTKSPTAETKQRTGPSIASWFGFRKSKLPALSSRKTDVPKTKVERKDAKVSGFGIKQAKLERRREKKKTEQHCETENEINRKTDNGDLLADVMESKIMEPSQGTPGEIECEQVKGSTAATYSPKDSFMKELLSRVDKKAAQQTESGSNNVSYRSVSKGSSQGSSLHGNSISSQGNHKKNSNTKADTEMQNQTLAKVVTENLQEEEEDTMTRTTCQSHVIESCCQMRTLDSGIGTFPLPDSGSRSTGRHVSKQESTLETEVLAPSEQVLLSAPSVKAKTLEREVPSTAKSQESVESIISHSTSDPAMTAKGIINLAKQSDKEPSSVTSASLEHTEETVENRKVLPEWTTKKTTKTKDRALRVCTYSASSSDTEPEPEYKTNYFRTAEETFVELTKNNKQAEQEKQNKRKSFLGNPMSILDLYQHSFYGHFGEDGPEQLTHYSLIEELSGASSKDSKESPSKWKQTEETKEDSQNRLSKISLESLNKFNSNNVLLLEKEKNCLNKVEGQKEGNGRREAASLNSSGGHDVDNLESLSDSLYDSFSSCASQGSNDV
- the NCKAP5 gene encoding nck-associated protein 5 isoform X2, whose product is MRDKLIHELEEERHLRLESEKRLREVTLESERSRAQMRGLQEQFSRMEETVRNLLQSQGSPGQNGEGTVNIMKVYQEKLSEDGRKCKEGMEKIHKPADEDSRSESSSTEEEKEKTKLLLERLKALEAENSALALENESQREQYERCLDEVANQVVQALLTQKDLREECIKLKTRVFDLEQQNRTLSVLFQQRVKPASDLLLQKLHSRILDLSSGDLLSEVERNRSLMQSRNADAQIHECQQNVKSSIPVLKCQSQSNMTGPSRLYPRSSCSSSELSLSSACSEYSSGSSYTWNDGKTCSKRSSVSWDKRMSIGSSLPSNLSSPADDLPPTRIKENHILEGLKKLQKQKILLETPAVISKWGYKDCMNSNEGIYSPGVKCGSHNEQTHCKPMEIGGLCVEHSKTFSYDSDSHDDADDDSSSLLLLQEVPSKDCRTYCNKLTHSVSDSLFDWDPNRKHLPESSYFNSKERPEKLTSFVSGFQAEVKLCTRAKLPKLQLNQSHANIGWKDLNFQLSDTDDNEVLDELHIESSDEKSPSDLVATPFTEKYTKTSDILKGRENSQFLSTDKEEKQISAHSDIRPKTCNFIKQQKVIKKTSSEECISIIFDAEDGEPIEFSSHQTGVVTVTRNEISISQPQTRSSAEYTELIPQGITDLQTGTNARNYTALERPEDETERKTLDHNTGNKNTVVPMTCSESSHCGRVTLQNTPQQKLLKSMYDVSYNANSSSTVQAGINQKPNLTKIPSRGKFSPQKTAVKESEETPVAQSVDPATLENSPALPPVKLSRFKKAQSPPRNFDSKVDFQVPKPPAHPLPSLKRPGRGDGSKYPKSQSPASPLLPQHHIEPSDYGEPPTRDFHCDLAAVEARSPSPPLPPGRSTSLLIRPNYAHSPPLAVKLGGAGPSETAENILRSSPLKGTVNSGFHNQSSHSGATTELSCLQENGEAITKNKCISQQPHSACQGLSKASTKQVCPKKPNELSLHRNCDFSNTDFQTARSFSLGCPSLETTSSQHACSSKKDTSSDSGVDQPQKMPNGLHATPPCHTTSTSEPLLSQVNNSPLSTLFHGSDTAHAAQNSNEKGMKTRLPVGLKLFVKSPQLLRKSSTVPGKQEKDSINAASKSSVSSSKYKHNESISVTTRGAMDAELKDFTSDTKVKNNFTVGLSMDTASPHSHENCNSVVDRVDGLENKLVKRSVSSSNKSHLKPALGMNGAKARSQSFSIHTGDKPSAPMTEGLGKVRTQIITNTSDRGNSLTRQNSATEGLQIKAIPGSAVTPETLSYTPKTTENSYSRQGSLGNMSSCNSQHGSPSKLPFRSSAKVDMFHNTSKCDGNKPFSQKDGRSLSVHSEKSTESFKHEALSKKSGLPAELGMEAPATGASKQISSFRSSDGIKCPHKLEATKSRRQQMSLKLAEASEKVTGVLSSPALQPTIEEKVMLCIQENVQKTKSPTAETKQRTGPSIASWFGFRKSKLPALSSRKTDVPKTKVERKDAKVSGFGIKQAKLERRREKKKTEQHCETENEINRKTDNGDLLADVMESKIMEPSQGTPGEIECEQVKGSTAATYSPKDSFMKELLSRSVSKGSSQGSSLHGNSISSQGNHKKNSNTKADTEMQNQTLAKVVTENLQEEEEDTMTRTTCQSHVIESCCQMRTLDSGIGTFPLPDSGSRSTGRHVSKQESTLETEVLAPSEQVLLSAPSVKAKTLEREVPSTAKSQESVESIISHSTSDPAMTAKGIRPFQSRLPKPASSGIINLAKQSDKEPSSVTSASLEHTEETVENRKVLPEWTTKKTTKTKDRALRVCTYSASSSDTEPEPEYKTNYFRTAEETFVELTKNNKQAEQEKQNKRKSFLGNPMSILDLYQHSFYGHFGEDGPEQLTHYSLIEELSGASSKDSKESPSKWKQTEETKEDSQNRLSKISLESLNKFNSNNVLLLEKEKNCLNKVEGQKEGNGRREAASLNSSGGHDVDNLESLSDSLYDSFSSCASQGSNDV